One window from the genome of Echinicola vietnamensis DSM 17526 encodes:
- a CDS encoding response regulator: protein MKSSLRIAIIYILVGGSWVTFSSLFLDQKQEDLGLSNMVIFEVVKAVLFVLASGLLIYLSVERSMKLDRRVWEGYEAVFDNIPISMWVVDRETGKIINSNNMAGAIFGGKIRRKNAIDFESFFGISTTQIKAVYSAQNQSIKKCELRDRNGETRMVDLFLVPFHRDRKAKFMVAAVDNTSIHQNMLEKEILNASLKEQNDRLRKFAFMNSHNLRRPLSNVLGMVNFIKEDQGNKEILEMLRQSTEELDEEVRRMNEILADEMVQNQFDTPMTDLRSKSILIVDDDKVQHLINKRLLLKNNPQLDLYFFANPIEALLWLEEHKVDLLLLDINMPEMKGWDFLDQLIERKIEVEVRMLSSSIDPRDEDRSRQYDMVSGFLVKPLKKESLEDIL, encoded by the coding sequence ATGAAGTCTAGTCTCAGAATAGCCATCATATATATTCTTGTAGGAGGAAGTTGGGTGACTTTTTCTTCATTGTTTCTTGACCAGAAACAAGAAGATCTAGGGTTATCCAATATGGTCATTTTTGAAGTGGTCAAGGCTGTTTTGTTTGTGTTGGCATCAGGCTTGTTGATTTACCTTTCGGTAGAGCGCTCCATGAAGTTGGACCGGAGAGTTTGGGAGGGATACGAAGCGGTCTTCGATAACATACCCATAAGCATGTGGGTTGTCGATAGGGAGACGGGGAAAATCATAAATTCCAACAACATGGCAGGAGCCATTTTTGGAGGAAAGATCCGACGAAAGAACGCCATTGATTTTGAATCGTTTTTTGGTATTTCCACTACTCAAATAAAGGCGGTATATTCAGCCCAAAATCAATCCATCAAAAAGTGCGAATTAAGGGATAGAAATGGTGAAACGAGAATGGTCGATTTGTTCTTAGTTCCGTTTCATAGAGACAGGAAAGCGAAGTTCATGGTGGCGGCCGTGGATAATACTTCCATCCATCAGAACATGTTGGAAAAGGAAATTTTGAATGCCTCACTGAAAGAGCAAAATGACCGTCTTCGAAAGTTTGCCTTTATGAATTCGCATAATCTCAGAAGGCCACTTTCCAATGTGCTCGGAATGGTAAACTTCATCAAGGAGGATCAAGGTAACAAGGAGATCCTTGAGATGCTCCGCCAGTCTACCGAGGAACTGGATGAAGAAGTGCGGAGAATGAATGAAATACTTGCAGATGAAATGGTACAAAACCAATTTGATACACCTATGACTGATCTTCGATCAAAGTCCATACTGATTGTGGATGATGACAAAGTACAACACCTGATCAATAAGAGGTTGTTGCTGAAAAACAATCCCCAGTTGGATTTGTATTTTTTTGCAAATCCAATTGAGGCCTTATTGTGGTTGGAAGAACATAAAGTGGACTTACTTTTGCTAGACATAAACATGCCCGAGATGAAGGGATGGGATTTTTTGGATCAATTGATCGAACGCAAGATAGAAGTGGAGGTTCGCATGCTCTCTTCTTCGATCGATCCAAGGGACGAAGACAGAAGTAGGCAGTATGACATGGTCAGCGGTTTTTTGGTGAAACCCTTGAAGAAAGAATCTTTAGAAGATATTTTGTGA
- a CDS encoding YciI family protein, translating into MKKHLSIFALLMVLFSPVFGQEKFDEALAKKYEADDYGMRKYVMAFLKRGPKVEQYSDEERAKIQEGHMAHIGKMAEDKTLVLAGPFFGKGDLRGIFIFDLETIEEAEKLTAEDPAIKAGVLQMELLEWYGSAAVMAIPEIHEKIQKIDY; encoded by the coding sequence ATGAAAAAACACCTCTCTATCTTCGCCCTCCTTATGGTCTTGTTTTCGCCAGTTTTTGGACAGGAAAAGTTCGATGAAGCATTGGCAAAAAAATACGAAGCCGACGATTACGGAATGCGAAAATACGTCATGGCTTTTCTTAAAAGAGGACCAAAAGTGGAGCAGTATTCCGATGAGGAAAGGGCCAAAATCCAAGAGGGACACATGGCACATATTGGGAAAATGGCAGAAGATAAAACCCTCGTATTGGCAGGGCCTTTTTTCGGAAAAGGGGATCTTCGCGGCATTTTTATTTTTGATCTGGAAACCATAGAAGAAGCAGAAAAACTCACTGCAGAAGACCCCGCCATCAAGGCCGGTGTCCTCCAAATGGAATTGCTGGAGTGGTATGGATCCGCAGCCGTCATGGCGATCCCCGAGATCCATGAAAAAATCCAAAAAATAGATTATTAG
- a CDS encoding PD-(D/E)XK nuclease family protein yields MESFLKDTASDLLQRHDDLSKVAVVLPNRRAGLFFIQYLGKLIDKPQWMPSVLTVEELFYKFAHNQPADQLTLIFELYRVYRDLQPDAESFDRFYFWGEMILKDFNDIDQFMVDPAKLYKLVAEIKEIETDLSYLTESQIALVKQFWKSFEREGRIGENGHKDKFIRYWQLLWPLYQQFKSVLEASGYAYSGMLYRQVVERMDQLEHPNVHYAFVGFNAFTGTEERLIKHFVKEFEATVYWDLDAFYLNDPQQEAGLFFREYQKDPVLGPTFPEKLPDRIQQVQAKTNVYQTPLKINQANLIGKVLEGLGEDEVPEETVVILPDEQLLFPVMNQLPEQVDKVNVTMGYPIRNAPVYAFLEAVLELQRYVKVENGTVTFYHQAVKELLATSYLKAEKEQFADALLENIQRKNQVYIPQSALQAGGELYELIFQKLETSGLFAYLERLMLLLAERLEGDQLQRSYLYQCHKQLTRLKEIFSKQESITITLEFFIRLFRQVFREVRLPFEGEPLAGLQVMGVLESRNLDFKRVIIANMNEGSFPPSGGLNSLIPFNIRKAFGLPVQEQNDAIYAYTFYRLLHRAEEVHMIYSTASDQGKVGEMSRYIRQMTMEMNRDIPEEVVFVPVDVHPDEPITIKKTDEIMALLGKYLVKEDGNSVTAFSPSALSIWLDCRLKFYFRYLANITEKDQVEEEVSPAVFGNLAHYSLEYLYKGFMERKKRRVVTEGDFEQLHKFIGPAIEKAIRDFYHLEEEADTRLSGQLAIVRDVLQKYIEALLKWDQQGAPFELVSLEKDVSYRTAIPVAANGEEYAVALKGIIDRVDKQDGVVRLIDYKSGQDTKDFPSIPSLFDREDTKRNKAAMQTLIYGLLYQAKFPENKTPLKPAIINLKEIFNDDFNPYLQVKERGGKKEELDNYLDFQEQFEEGLKGMLSEIFDESIPFDQTEDLKKCQYCPFKDICGR; encoded by the coding sequence ATGGAGAGTTTTCTTAAAGACACCGCATCCGATTTATTACAGCGTCATGATGACCTCAGCAAAGTAGCCGTAGTACTCCCTAACAGAAGGGCTGGACTGTTCTTTATCCAGTATTTGGGCAAGCTAATCGACAAGCCCCAATGGATGCCTTCCGTGCTGACCGTGGAAGAGCTTTTTTATAAGTTTGCGCATAACCAACCTGCTGATCAGCTGACCTTGATTTTTGAATTGTACCGTGTCTATCGCGATCTGCAGCCAGATGCTGAGTCCTTTGATCGGTTTTACTTCTGGGGAGAAATGATCCTCAAGGACTTTAATGACATTGATCAGTTTATGGTCGATCCGGCCAAGCTGTACAAATTGGTGGCAGAAATAAAGGAAATTGAGACTGATCTGAGTTATTTGACCGAAAGTCAAATAGCCTTGGTGAAGCAATTTTGGAAATCATTTGAACGTGAGGGAAGGATAGGGGAAAATGGCCACAAGGATAAATTTATCCGGTATTGGCAATTGCTGTGGCCCCTTTACCAGCAGTTTAAAAGTGTCTTGGAAGCATCAGGCTACGCCTATTCCGGGATGCTTTATCGGCAGGTGGTGGAAAGAATGGATCAATTGGAGCACCCTAATGTCCATTATGCCTTTGTGGGATTTAATGCCTTTACCGGCACGGAGGAAAGGTTGATCAAGCATTTTGTAAAGGAATTTGAAGCGACGGTTTACTGGGATTTGGATGCGTTTTACTTGAATGATCCCCAGCAGGAAGCCGGTTTGTTTTTCAGGGAATATCAAAAGGATCCCGTGCTCGGGCCCACGTTTCCGGAAAAGCTTCCCGATCGAATCCAGCAAGTTCAGGCAAAAACCAACGTTTACCAAACCCCGCTAAAAATCAACCAGGCCAACCTGATCGGAAAGGTGTTGGAAGGGCTTGGTGAAGATGAGGTGCCCGAAGAAACGGTGGTCATCCTTCCTGATGAGCAATTGCTGTTTCCGGTGATGAACCAGCTTCCCGAGCAGGTGGACAAGGTGAACGTCACCATGGGGTATCCCATTCGGAATGCTCCCGTCTATGCATTTTTGGAGGCCGTCCTAGAGCTTCAGCGGTATGTAAAGGTAGAAAATGGGACGGTGACCTTTTACCATCAGGCCGTCAAGGAGCTGCTTGCCACAAGCTACCTAAAGGCTGAAAAGGAACAATTTGCGGATGCATTGCTAGAAAACATCCAGCGTAAAAACCAGGTGTATATTCCACAGTCAGCGTTGCAGGCAGGAGGGGAGCTCTATGAATTGATCTTTCAAAAGCTGGAGACCTCCGGGCTGTTTGCCTATTTGGAGCGTTTGATGCTGCTGTTGGCAGAACGGTTGGAGGGAGATCAGTTGCAGCGAAGTTACCTCTACCAATGTCACAAGCAGCTTACCCGTTTGAAGGAGATTTTTTCGAAGCAGGAATCGATTACCATTACCCTGGAATTTTTTATCAGGCTGTTCAGGCAGGTTTTTCGAGAGGTGCGGCTGCCCTTTGAGGGAGAGCCGCTAGCAGGACTTCAGGTCATGGGGGTATTGGAATCCCGTAACCTGGACTTTAAAAGGGTAATCATTGCCAATATGAACGAGGGCAGTTTTCCTCCCTCCGGCGGGCTGAATTCCCTTATTCCTTTCAATATCCGCAAAGCATTCGGGCTCCCTGTCCAGGAGCAAAATGATGCCATTTATGCCTATACTTTTTACCGGCTGCTCCATCGGGCGGAGGAAGTTCATATGATCTATTCCACAGCTTCGGATCAAGGCAAGGTAGGGGAGATGAGCCGATACATTCGCCAGATGACCATGGAGATGAACAGGGACATTCCTGAGGAGGTGGTGTTCGTTCCGGTGGATGTACATCCAGATGAGCCGATCACCATTAAAAAAACGGACGAGATCATGGCGTTATTGGGCAAATATTTGGTCAAGGAAGACGGGAATTCGGTTACGGCATTTTCCCCTTCGGCATTGAGCATATGGTTAGACTGCCGGTTGAAATTTTACTTCCGCTATTTGGCCAATATCACCGAGAAGGACCAAGTGGAAGAAGAGGTCAGTCCAGCGGTTTTTGGTAATTTGGCCCATTACAGCCTGGAATACCTTTACAAGGGCTTTATGGAGCGAAAGAAACGGCGGGTGGTCACGGAAGGGGATTTTGAGCAACTCCATAAATTCATTGGCCCCGCCATCGAAAAGGCCATTAGGGACTTTTACCATCTGGAAGAAGAAGCCGACACCCGCCTGAGCGGACAGTTGGCCATCGTCAGGGATGTATTGCAAAAATACATTGAAGCACTCCTGAAGTGGGATCAACAAGGGGCCCCGTTCGAGCTGGTGTCCCTGGAAAAGGATGTTAGTTATCGAACGGCCATTCCGGTAGCGGCAAATGGAGAAGAATATGCTGTGGCCCTGAAAGGGATCATAGACCGTGTAGACAAGCAGGACGGTGTGGTCCGGCTGATCGATTATAAGTCTGGCCAGGATACCAAGGATTTTCCCTCCATACCATCCCTGTTTGATCGGGAGGATACCAAAAGGAACAAGGCTGCCATGCAAACACTGATATATGGTTTGTTATACCAAGCCAAGTTTCCTGAAAACAAAACACCGCTCAAACCGGCCATTATTAACCTCAAGGAGATATTCAATGATGATTTCAATCCTTATCTGCAGGTTAAGGAAAGGGGAGGCAAAAAAGAGGAACTGGATAACTACCTGGATTTTCAGGAGCAATTCGAAGAAGGCCTGAAGGGAATGCTCTCGGAAATTTTTGATGAGTCCATTCCGTTCGATCAGACAGAAGACCTTAAGAAGTGCCAATATTGTCCTTTCAAGGATATATGCGGCCGCTAA
- a CDS encoding UvrD-helicase domain-containing protein: MEAKPFIIYKSSAGSGKTYTLTLEYLKLALAQPMAFRGILAVTFTNKATQEMKGRILEVLGRLKNEVRPQEFLDQQLMQHLQLDEEGLKSRASVVLSAILHDYANFSVSTIDSFFQKVVRAFAREIDLQAKFDVALDQAAVLERVVDRVVQHVMDDPYLHKWLVDYALTKIQEGRSWDIRSNIRDLGMEIFTENFKQYQQLIREFLSSEQNLDIFRNYLNTKKQALYKKASEMKMEANSIRQQFGLEWTDFPYGRRSFAMLFDKLGEHTNPIPELTESRKVAIDNESKWYSKTSKQKDAIISAYHAGLGDIYREFVPLRKEWLTYQAIDMNFYAYGIFRNLLEELRDLKDEENILMISDANDFLKEITKENDAPFIYEKVGNQYKHFLIDEFQDTSGFQWDSFKPLLENSLGYEHTNLVVGDVKQSIYRWRGGDMKLLLEKVEEDIGPSSIQVKGLDTNYRSLPNVVAFNNALFSALPAQLESTFERETGHQRPGILTKAYQDVAQKVPSAKNEGDFKGLVRMEFLETSNEEEEPGYEEAVLAKIPEMVMTLQDQGYRPKDIAFLVRKKHQGAMITDALMAYKHEHPELEYSFDVVSDESMFLSKAATVKALIAALNYLADPADPVPFQTMWFYWSSLNGKPISHEVFSSLEKPAWLAEKIAAFEKEEQRIARLPLMELLEELVDILGFNDLRTELAYISGFKEAVYDYVANNRADLSGFLNWWEENSEKRTVKIPEGHDAMPIMTIHKSKGLQYKVVLMPFLTWRIVDYSKDNIIWSPFRDTAEDVEAVIPLTLKKELADSIFQPVHLEEVTMAYLDTLNMIYVALTRAEEVLWTLSPKKVVKQTTKISLNSLEKNLLELVEQGKLKTDSHDFSECFDQDLNVFEWGAWPEGSRASPAIRPAEDQWLTWNHRHWGELLEVKKYAVDFSEEGLAQRHKRSFGLLIHELLEKSDSHQAAMDQLQAFYFEGRLDQEERSLVSEQLDKLFINEQFRSWFEGEGRVLTEQGVILPGGRQKRPDRIVIKDNVAEVVDFKTGEELDKYQRQVREYMQLVAGLGHFQVRGFLCYLETGKIVEVSATNGGQYGLFD, from the coding sequence ATGGAAGCAAAGCCTTTTATCATTTATAAATCTTCTGCAGGTTCTGGAAAGACCTATACGCTGACCTTGGAATACCTTAAATTGGCCCTTGCCCAACCGATGGCGTTTAGGGGGATTTTGGCGGTTACTTTTACCAATAAGGCAACCCAGGAGATGAAAGGTCGGATCTTGGAGGTTCTCGGACGGCTAAAGAATGAAGTTCGACCACAGGAATTCCTTGACCAGCAGTTGATGCAGCATTTACAATTGGATGAAGAAGGGCTAAAAAGCAGGGCTAGTGTCGTGCTTTCGGCCATTTTGCATGATTATGCCAATTTCTCTGTTTCCACCATTGACAGCTTTTTCCAAAAGGTGGTTCGGGCTTTTGCCCGTGAAATCGACCTTCAGGCAAAGTTTGATGTGGCATTGGACCAAGCTGCCGTATTGGAGCGGGTGGTGGACAGGGTCGTTCAGCATGTGATGGATGATCCCTATTTACACAAGTGGCTGGTGGATTATGCGTTGACCAAGATTCAAGAAGGCCGTTCGTGGGATATTAGAAGCAATATCCGGGACTTGGGCATGGAAATCTTCACCGAAAACTTCAAGCAGTACCAACAGTTGATTCGGGAATTTCTTTCCAGTGAACAGAACTTGGATATATTCAGAAACTACCTCAACACGAAAAAGCAGGCCTTGTATAAAAAGGCCTCGGAGATGAAGATGGAGGCCAATTCCATTCGCCAGCAGTTTGGCTTGGAATGGACGGATTTTCCCTATGGAAGAAGGAGTTTTGCCATGCTGTTTGATAAGTTGGGAGAGCACACCAATCCAATTCCCGAATTAACGGAAAGCAGAAAAGTTGCCATTGATAATGAATCCAAATGGTATAGCAAGACAAGCAAACAAAAAGATGCCATTATCTCCGCCTACCATGCAGGCTTGGGAGATATTTACCGGGAGTTTGTGCCCTTACGGAAGGAGTGGTTGACCTATCAGGCCATAGACATGAATTTTTATGCCTATGGTATTTTCAGAAACCTGCTGGAAGAGCTCCGGGACCTGAAGGATGAGGAAAATATCCTGATGATTTCCGATGCCAACGATTTTTTGAAAGAGATTACCAAAGAGAACGATGCACCATTTATCTACGAAAAGGTAGGCAATCAATATAAACACTTTTTAATCGATGAATTTCAGGATACATCTGGATTTCAATGGGACAGTTTTAAACCCCTCTTGGAAAACTCCCTTGGCTATGAGCACACCAACCTGGTCGTAGGAGATGTAAAACAGTCCATTTACCGCTGGAGAGGGGGAGATATGAAGCTGCTGCTGGAGAAAGTCGAAGAAGATATCGGTCCTTCGAGCATACAAGTAAAGGGGCTGGACACCAATTACCGTTCCCTGCCCAACGTGGTGGCTTTTAACAATGCCCTTTTTAGTGCGCTTCCCGCGCAATTGGAGAGCACTTTTGAGCGAGAAACAGGGCACCAGCGACCAGGGATATTGACCAAGGCATACCAAGATGTGGCCCAGAAGGTACCGAGTGCCAAAAATGAAGGCGATTTTAAAGGATTGGTGCGGATGGAGTTTTTGGAAACGTCCAACGAGGAGGAGGAACCTGGCTATGAGGAAGCGGTTTTGGCGAAAATTCCAGAAATGGTCATGACCCTTCAGGACCAGGGTTACCGGCCAAAGGACATTGCCTTCTTGGTTAGAAAAAAGCACCAGGGAGCCATGATCACCGATGCTTTGATGGCCTATAAGCACGAACATCCCGAGCTGGAATACAGTTTTGACGTGGTTTCTGACGAGTCTATGTTTTTAAGTAAAGCAGCTACTGTAAAGGCCCTTATTGCTGCCCTGAACTATTTGGCCGATCCAGCAGATCCCGTTCCGTTTCAGACCATGTGGTTTTATTGGAGTTCACTTAACGGAAAGCCGATCTCCCATGAGGTCTTCTCTTCTTTGGAAAAGCCAGCATGGTTGGCGGAAAAGATTGCTGCATTTGAAAAGGAAGAGCAGCGGATCGCCCGATTGCCCCTGATGGAGTTGCTGGAGGAGTTGGTGGACATTTTAGGCTTTAACGACCTGAGGACCGAGCTGGCCTATATATCCGGTTTTAAGGAAGCCGTTTATGATTACGTAGCCAATAATCGGGCGGATCTTTCCGGTTTTCTCAATTGGTGGGAAGAAAATAGTGAAAAGCGTACGGTAAAGATTCCTGAAGGACACGATGCCATGCCGATCATGACCATCCATAAATCCAAGGGCCTGCAATATAAAGTGGTACTGATGCCCTTTTTGACCTGGAGGATCGTGGACTATTCCAAAGACAATATTATCTGGTCACCTTTTAGGGATACGGCCGAGGACGTGGAGGCCGTGATTCCTTTGACGCTTAAAAAGGAATTGGCAGATTCTATCTTTCAGCCCGTGCATTTGGAAGAGGTGACCATGGCTTATTTGGATACCCTGAACATGATTTATGTCGCCTTGACCAGGGCAGAGGAGGTATTGTGGACCCTTAGTCCCAAGAAGGTGGTGAAACAAACCACTAAGATTTCGCTTAATTCCCTGGAAAAAAACTTGCTGGAGCTGGTCGAGCAAGGAAAGCTCAAAACCGATTCCCACGACTTTTCGGAATGTTTTGACCAGGATTTAAATGTGTTTGAATGGGGGGCTTGGCCAGAAGGAAGCAGAGCATCACCAGCCATTCGTCCTGCGGAGGATCAATGGCTGACCTGGAACCACCGGCACTGGGGGGAACTGCTGGAAGTCAAAAAATATGCCGTGGATTTCAGTGAAGAGGGACTGGCCCAACGGCATAAAAGAAGCTTTGGGCTCTTGATCCATGAACTATTGGAAAAGTCAGACAGCCATCAAGCAGCCATGGACCAATTGCAGGCTTTTTATTTTGAAGGGAGACTGGACCAAGAAGAGCGGAGCCTTGTCAGTGAGCAATTGGATAAGCTGTTTATAAATGAGCAGTTTCGGTCATGGTTTGAAGGAGAAGGAAGGGTGCTGACCGAACAAGGGGTCATTCTTCCCGGGGGCAGGCAAAAACGACCGGATAGAATCGTAATCAAAGATAACGTGGCCGAGGTAGTGGATTTTAAAACCGGCGAGGAACTGGACAAGTACCAAAGGCAGGTGAGGGAATACATGCAGTTGGTGGCAGGCCTTGGTCATTTTCAGGTCAGAGGATTTCTCTGTTACCTCGAAACCGGGAAGATTGTGGAAGTATCGGCCACTAATGGTGGTCAATATGGCTTGTTTGACTAG
- a CDS encoding YdcF family protein, which produces MFFYLAQFLTFLAMPLTLVIICLCLGLVWRKQKKGKLVSILGLVLLLFFCNSFLSNTAMYLWEPAFRPIATLPTYEVGIVLTGVTNLDKTAYDRTFFNKGADRATQAVQLYKLQKLTKILITGGQGLNPTNSNSEAKLLADFMEMAGVPREDIIIEDKAINTRQNALFAKQKLTELNFEPASRKLLITSAFHMKRAKACFDKVGLATEVFPVDYYASDIKADFKNLIIPTPDGLVLWHKLFKEWIGLTVYKLVGYT; this is translated from the coding sequence ATGTTCTTCTATCTTGCGCAGTTCCTAACCTTTCTGGCCATGCCGCTTACGCTTGTCATCATTTGCTTGTGTTTGGGATTGGTGTGGAGAAAACAAAAGAAAGGAAAGTTAGTGTCCATCCTGGGACTGGTTCTCCTGCTGTTTTTCTGCAACTCCTTTCTTTCCAACACCGCCATGTATTTGTGGGAACCGGCATTTCGGCCAATTGCCACCTTGCCTACTTATGAAGTTGGCATTGTATTGACAGGGGTAACCAACTTGGACAAGACCGCTTATGACCGCACTTTCTTTAACAAAGGAGCTGATAGGGCCACCCAAGCGGTACAACTCTATAAATTGCAGAAGTTAACAAAAATACTGATCACCGGCGGGCAAGGATTGAACCCCACCAATTCAAATTCGGAGGCCAAATTACTGGCAGACTTTATGGAAATGGCCGGAGTTCCCAGGGAGGACATTATCATTGAGGATAAAGCGATCAACACCCGGCAAAACGCCCTTTTCGCGAAGCAAAAGCTAACGGAACTAAATTTTGAACCAGCTTCAAGGAAATTATTGATCACTTCTGCCTTCCACATGAAAAGGGCCAAAGCTTGTTTTGACAAAGTAGGCCTTGCGACCGAGGTATTTCCGGTGGATTATTATGCTTCTGACATCAAAGCCGATTTCAAAAATCTAATTATTCCCACCCCCGATGGATTGGTGCTTTGGCATAAACTGTTCAAAGAGTGGATAGGACTGACCGTTTATAAGCTAGTAGGGTATACTTAA
- a CDS encoding CBS domain-containing protein → MVKSFQGVRMAEPQTRASQPILVSNHMTTNLTTFHPDDTIDHVVQVLTQKRISGAPVLDDGQNLVGIISEVDCLKEIIRGKYNNTPRMAGRVREHMTKDVVTMDPEVTIFDAAHRFLELKIRRFPVLKDGKLLGQISLSDIIRAMPRLKSETW, encoded by the coding sequence ATGGTAAAAAGTTTTCAAGGGGTTCGCATGGCGGAACCCCAAACGCGCGCTTCACAGCCGATTTTGGTGTCCAATCACATGACCACCAACCTCACTACTTTCCACCCAGACGATACCATTGACCATGTCGTCCAGGTGTTGACCCAAAAGCGGATATCAGGGGCACCGGTGTTAGATGATGGCCAAAACCTTGTGGGCATCATTTCTGAAGTGGATTGCCTGAAGGAGATCATTCGGGGAAAATACAACAATACCCCACGAATGGCAGGTCGCGTACGAGAACACATGACCAAGGATGTGGTTACCATGGATCCAGAAGTGACCATTTTTGATGCAGCCCATCGGTTTTTGGAATTGAAGATAAGGCGTTTTCCTGTGCTCAAGGACGGGAAACTTTTAGGACAGATCAGCCTAAGTGATATTATCAGGGCCATGCCGCGTCTCAAATCGGAGACGTGGTAA
- a CDS encoding copper homeostasis protein CutC gives MTKVLLEAPVFTVEAAIKASQYGIDRLELCADFLEGGETPSAGALKYIKSKVDIPVFVMIRPRGGDFVYTNDELQVMKEDIRLLKDCGADGFVFGVLTPNGEVNIGACEQLVEAAGGLPCTFHRAFDASRNLEKSLEAVIECGFRRILTSGGKNTVTDGAEVIKSLLHKAGNRIIIMPGGGMKVELVEALAATGNLREIHASCKAWRNSSSKFWNEDLALSALPDHQGKVLTVSKEEVERFLRVLDN, from the coding sequence ATGACTAAGGTTTTGTTGGAAGCACCTGTGTTTACCGTGGAGGCAGCCATCAAGGCTTCCCAGTATGGCATTGACAGGTTGGAGCTTTGTGCTGATTTTCTGGAGGGAGGAGAGACGCCTTCTGCAGGAGCGCTCAAGTACATCAAAAGTAAGGTTGATATCCCGGTCTTTGTGATGATTCGGCCACGGGGTGGTGATTTTGTCTACACCAATGACGAGCTGCAGGTGATGAAAGAGGATATTCGTCTGTTAAAAGATTGTGGCGCAGATGGATTTGTCTTTGGTGTGCTCACCCCAAACGGGGAAGTGAATATCGGGGCATGCGAGCAATTGGTGGAAGCTGCAGGAGGATTGCCCTGTACCTTTCACAGGGCATTTGACGCAAGTAGAAATTTGGAAAAGTCCTTGGAGGCCGTCATTGAATGCGGGTTTAGGAGAATTCTTACCTCAGGCGGAAAAAACACCGTTACCGATGGGGCCGAGGTGATCAAAAGCCTCTTGCATAAAGCTGGAAACAGGATTATCATCATGCCCGGTGGAGGAATGAAAGTGGAATTGGTCGAAGCCCTTGCAGCGACGGGGAATCTCAGGGAAATCCATGCCAGTTGTAAGGCTTGGAGGAACTCATCCAGCAAATTTTGGAACGAGGACCTGGCCCTAAGTGCGCTACCAGATCATCAAGGAAAGGTTTTGACCGTCAGTAAAGAAGAGGTGGAAAGGTTTTTGCGGGTGCTGGATAACTAA
- a CDS encoding isoaspartyl peptidase/L-asparaginase family protein has translation MSDRRKFLKNSLLSSTLLVPGAFRGAVDKWSGLKNGESHKPLILSTWNHGMPANDKAWEVLEKSGNIVDAVEQGVMVTENDLKNLSVGLQGLPDREGIVTLDASIMKGDGSCGSVCFVRQVKHPISLARKVMEDTPHVMLAGEGARQFAIQEGFPIEKEELSPAAEKAYEKWKLKSEYKPVINIENHDTIGMIGLDQNGNLAGSCTTSGLAYKMHGRVGDSPIIGAGLYVDNEVGAATATGLGESIIKICGSFLIVELMRQGRSPQEACEEAVRRLISKNKGIEGIQAGFLAVNKDGEHGAYAVHPGFNYAMHHKEGKALVDSKSKF, from the coding sequence ATGTCAGATAGAAGAAAATTCCTTAAAAATTCCCTTTTGTCCTCGACCCTACTCGTACCAGGGGCCTTCCGAGGTGCTGTAGACAAGTGGTCAGGGCTTAAAAATGGGGAGAGCCACAAGCCCTTGATCCTTTCGACTTGGAACCATGGCATGCCTGCTAATGACAAAGCTTGGGAGGTTTTGGAAAAATCCGGAAACATCGTCGATGCTGTAGAGCAAGGGGTGATGGTCACAGAAAATGACTTGAAGAACCTTTCAGTAGGGCTCCAAGGGCTTCCGGATAGGGAAGGTATCGTGACCTTGGACGCTTCTATCATGAAAGGTGACGGCTCCTGCGGGTCGGTATGTTTTGTGAGGCAGGTAAAACATCCCATTTCCCTTGCCCGAAAGGTGATGGAAGATACTCCGCACGTGATGCTGGCAGGCGAGGGAGCTAGACAGTTTGCCATTCAGGAAGGTTTTCCCATAGAGAAGGAAGAACTGAGTCCTGCGGCCGAAAAAGCTTACGAGAAGTGGAAGCTTAAGTCGGAATATAAGCCGGTCATCAATATCGAAAACCACGATACCATAGGCATGATAGGCTTGGACCAAAATGGCAATTTGGCAGGATCTTGTACCACTAGTGGCCTGGCCTATAAAATGCACGGCAGGGTTGGAGACAGTCCGATCATAGGGGCAGGACTTTACGTGGACAATGAAGTAGGCGCTGCGACCGCAACGGGGTTGGGCGAATCGATAATCAAGATTTGTGGTAGTTTTCTTATCGTAGAACTTATGCGTCAGGGGAGAAGTCCCCAAGAAGCCTGTGAAGAGGCTGTCCGACGATTGATCAGTAAAAATAAGGGAATTGAAGGCATTCAAGCTGGATTTTTGGCCGTCAATAAGGATGGAGAACATGGGGCATATGCCGTTCACCCAGGATTTAACTATGCCATGCACCACAAAGAAGGGAAGGCTTTGGTAGACTCAAAAAGTAAATTTTAA